The stretch of DNA AATGGCTTTGCGATACCACTTCAGCGCGTCCGAACGGTTACGAACAACCCCTTCGCTATGGGCATACCATTGCGCAAGACGTTGTGCGGCTTTTGCATTTCCATCTTCCGCGGTTTTACGGAGTAGATCCACGCCCTCTTTACCGGGCAGGATTTCCGGCCCTTCCGCAATGCAGCACTGGACGAGGAGCGTCCCGGCTTCGGGCAATCCCCCGTCCCGCGCCGCGCGAAGCCATTGGACCGCTTCCGCCGTATTGTACTCGGTTCCGTTGCCGAGCAGGCAGCACTCGGCCAGGCGATATTGCGCGCGCGCCAGCCCGGCTTTCGCGGCCCTGCGATACAAACGCATGGCCATATCCATATCGCATTCGACGCCGAAACCCGCCGCGAATCGTGTGGCCATGTCGCACAGCGCCAGTGGTTCACCCTGGTACGCGGCCATTCTGCACCACCGCTCTGCCTCGTCGGGATCGCGGGAAACAATCGCTCCCACTCCATGGCATCTGCTCAACAGCCATTGTGCTTCGGGCCAGCCCCTTTCAGCCGCCCGCCGCCAATTCTCGAATCGTGTTTCGTCCGTGCGTCTGATAAAAGCGTCAATGGATTCATCGGAGGCGGCGCCATGACGGCATAGGGCGATGTCGGCATCAATGGTCGCGCGAAGTTTTTCAATCGTTTCACGCGATTCGCCCGCCGGCGAAGGAGTATTCGCCTCGACAGAGGTCTGTTCGCCGCACGCGGGGCAAAACAGCCAATCCGCATCAATTCTGTTGTGGCATGATCGGCATTTCATGGATTGAAATCCTGATGGGCCGCCACGGTGTCATACAAACATTTTCCAACTCACGCGGGTAGGCGCCAGAAACCCAATTCCTCTTCGTGCTCATGCTCGTACTCGTACTCGTAATCGTAATCGCTCTCGAACCCCCGTGGTTTTCGCGCTCGATCAATCCCGAAACTTCGATTGGTTACGCAAATGGCCCACGACGTTCTTGTTTTTTTGGAAACCAGATTTAAGAAACGAAAAAAGATCATTGCTCTACAAAACTTGAGAGTACTGTGTTCTCGGAGTCGTAAAGGTCTCGGAATGTAACGCCGATTTGGAAATCAGCTTGCAGAAACACGACATGCCGATTTGGAAATCGGCGCTACAAAGCGGCTATTTTCAATTTCAATACAAGAGCTCGTTGCCTGATCCGACATGAAATCGGCCGGAAATGCCTATCTTCGTGGAAATTTTCATTCTTTTGCCTCAAGAACTCGGTACTCTCAAGCGCAAGACGTCATGTTTTACCTCGTTATCCCGTTCGTCTTTTCGATATCGGCGTGTATCGGTGTCATCCGCGGAAAATCACACGATCCACCGATGGCGCCGATATACGCGGATGGAAAACAGGGCACGGATGTTCGGGCCAGGCGATTCCAAACCTAAATTCTCATGTCAGAACTGTCCAAAATAAGTCTGATCGGAAAATTTCTTCTGAAAAAAGATCTTCTCGCGGCTTGGTTCGTTGAGCACTGTTTTGGAGGCCCATGATCCTCTGTATCCGTTCCGAACGAGCGAATGCCGCGATCAGCGAACCATGCCGGTTTTTGATTTTCGTCCGGCGTTCAGGAAACGGTGTCCCGCCATGACCATGAACAGGCCCAGCGTTAGAAGGATTTCGTGCAGGGCGTTCTGGAAGGAGGTCCATGCGTCCATGGCGCCATTGCCCGCGCAGCCCATGCCGCCTTCCCAGCCGCCGGTGAGGTCGTCCGAGATGCGCATGTAGCCGATATCGGCCAAGGCGCCGATGTCCACGGCCGACCATTCGCGGCGGACTGCCCCCAGGGGCGTAACGGCCTCCATCACGGCTCCGCCTTCGATCCGGCCGGGCGCCCAATGGCTCAGGCTTTCCCCGGCCCGGAAGCGCGAGGGCGCGTGAACGGGCGGTTTGGCGCCTTTGCCGTACAGGCGGAACGCGCGGGGGCCATTGAACCACAAATCGCCGCCCGTGAGGTCGTCGGCCCGTCCCTGAAACGCGGGCGCGCGTCCGGCAAGCAGCGCCGAGCCGTCGCCCCGAACCAGATGGCGATCCCAAGTCGTGTACACGTTCGGCGCGATAATGCTGTCGCCCGTTTCGCCGACAAGAGACACGAAGCCCAACCCATGCGTCATGACGCGCAGCAGCAGCGAGGCAAAATCTTCCTGGAGCGGACCGGGCGCATGAGTCGAAAAATTGTAGATGTTTCCGAAATCCACCATGAGGAACATGTCGGGCACGCCGGGCGACTGCTTTGCCCAGTGGCGCAACCGGTACAAGGCGGCCCCTTCCTGAAAACCCGCCGCCGCCGTGTAGTATGTGCCCGCGTAGGCGCTGAAACCGCCGCCGTCCATCTCTGAACGTTTCACGAGAACGTCGAGCGTTCCCCATTCATTGAGCGTCTCGCCGATGTAGATCAACACTTCGCGAAGACGGGCGCGAGCCGCCGCGGAAAACGGCGCATCGTCCGCGAAACCGACGTGGCTGTTTTCGCGGATGTCGGTGAAATACAGGTTGAATACGAGACGGCGTCCAACCACCTGTTCGTCGGGGCTGCCATAGGGCCAAGCCTTCTGTGCGTCCGTCTCAATTTTTTCGATGACGCCCGCTTCCGGCGCCACGGCGAACACCTCCGCGGCAAAGGCGGTTCCGAATGCCGGCATAATCGCCGCCAGGGATATCGCGCAAAATGAAAATGCCAACCCCCTGTTGAAAAAAGAACTGCTTTTCATGGCCCTTCTCCTCGGTTCAACTAAATTACTGTTCCTAATTATACCACACAGGAGATGAAGATGTAGGGATAGGATATAAAGTACGCAGACGACGCGAAGAACGGCGTCCAAAGAGCGGCCGTCCCTTCAAAATCCTTATATGTCCTGTAATATCGCGCCTTGGATGCTGCTCTTCCGGCGGAATCGAAGGCCACGGTCATCCGCTTATGCGGGCGGAGGCGCGGGTTGCGGCAGGGCGCCCGCGGGGGACATTTCCCGGACGGCAATCTGGCCTTTGCGCGCGTGGTCAAGCGATTGCAGGAGCACGCGGGCGGCTTCCTGCGGCGCATGGAACCCGGAGGAATTTTCCGCTTCGACGAAATCGAGCAGGAACTGGGCCTTGCGTTGGCAATCGCGGGGTATGGCGAGTTGATCGTCGCTCGCCCCCGATTCCTTTGCCTTTTTAATGTCGCCGATGAGGGCGACCAGCGCATCCATCGCGGTATCGCGCATTTGCATCGTGCGTTCCTGAATGGTCTCCGCGCGCGCGCGCATCTCCTCCTCCGGAAAGCGGTGGCAGGTCTGGCAGGCGTTGTTGACGTTGAGCAGGGGGCTTCGCACGTGGTGATCGCTGATCTTGAGCGCGCCCACGCGCTTGTAGGGCATGTGGCAATCGGCGCAGGCCACGCCCGATCGCGCGTGAACGCCCTGGTTCCACATCTCGAATTCGGGATGCTGCGCCTTGAGGGCCGGCGCGCCGGTCTCCGCATGTTCCCAGTCCTTGAATCCCGCCTCGTCGTAGTAGGCGAGGATTTCGTCGGCCTTGAGTCCCTTGAACCACGGAAAGACCAGGCGTTTTTCCGGCCCCTTGAAATAGTATTCGACGTGGCACTGCCCGCAGATGAAACTCCGCATTTCCTGCCGCGTCGCCATCGTGTTGACGTCGTAATTCGCGATGCCCTCCGCCGCCTTGGCCGCACGGATGCCCTCGATGAAGGCGGGCCGCGTCACGCGCAACTGCATCGTCGAGGCGTCGTGGCAGTCAATGCACGCGATCGGATGCGAGAAGAATCCCTTGGCCTCCGAATAGGGCATCGCGTTGACTTTGTCGAATCCCTGCATGATGTCGCCGCCGCCGAGTTTCTTGAAGGGAACATAGACCGAGGCGTGGCAGTTGATGCAGGTGCCGGGCTGCTTCACGACGACCTGCCGCTCGGTGTACACCTGATCCTCGAGCATGTAGGCGTGGCCGCGCTCTTCCCGGAAATCCTTTGCAAACGCGTATCCGGCCCACATGGTCTTCAGGCGCGGGTCCTCCTCGATTTTGGACTGCGCCACGACGGACCGCGGATCCGCGCCGGTTGGCGTGCGCGGCATGGCCTCGCTGCCGCCGAATCGCGTGCGGACCATGTCCACCGTCCGCAGGTATGCATCGTACTGCTGCGGGAAATTTTTCCCCCAGATTGCCGGGTCTTCGGTGTCGTCCGTCAGTTCGACCACGCGGTAAAACGGATTGCGCGCCTCTTCCTTGTGCTCATATATCGAAACGAGCAGCGCGGAAATGCCCAGCGTCGCCAGCGCGGACAGGACCGCCGCGACGACCGCGGCGGCCGCCATCCAGCGGATAATCGTCAACATGCCGGTCGCGGGTCGGGATGAATGATGGTTGGTCATGTTGTTCGTCTCCTCAATGCGGATGCCCGGCGTTGCGATGGCAATTCGTGCAGGACAACTCGGAGCCATGGGCGGGCGTCCGGTCGATCGCCTGAACGATGTCGGCATGGCAACGGCGGCATGCTTCCTCGGTAATCGCGTGATTGCGCGGGGTAATCTGAATGGGTTCGTGAAAACCGCCCAAGGTGAAGGCCACCGAATGGTTGTGGCCGTTGATCGCCTTGGTCAGGTATTTGCCAAAAAAATCGTGCGGGGTGTGGCAATCGTTGCAGACGGCTGCCTTGTGGTGGCTCGACTTGAGCCAGCCGTCGTAATAGGACTGCATGACATGGCAGTTTGCGCACGCCGCCGGATCGTTCGTCAGGTACGACGCGCCTCGCGCATACCAGAAAGTATATGCGCCCACGCCGCCGGGTACACCCGCCGCGCAACCCAGTGCGGCGGCCACGATAGCCCATACCCGCAAACCCATCCGGTCATGCTCCTCCTTCTCTCCGCGGCGAAACAATACGAACTTCTCAAAGGAAAATTCAACCTGTTGTCCCATACCGCCATCTGCGCCTAATAACAGGTTCCGGATCGCCAACGTGCCGGAAAGCCGGCAAGGATGCCGCTTGTGGGTAGACGACCGTCTGCGCATTTGGGCAGGTCGTTTTTGATCGAACGAAGCGATGGAAATGCGGCTAGAAGCCGCCTCTACCGTAGACGCGGCATCCTTGCCGCGTTCTTTGCGAACGGCCGATGGGCATGATGGACGCCATGGACCCCTGATGGTGTATCCGTGGGGTCCATGACATCCACCGTGCCATCGCGTGATCGGGTCATGAGGGAGTGCGCGGAAGTCAGTGGTGATGCCCGCCCTCGTGAAGGTGGCTCAGTTCGTGAACGAGGAAACCGCCCTTGTTCACCGGGAAGGCCGCGCCGTGCGGGGACACGTATCGAAGGTAGTCCACGTGACCGTCCATGTAAAGCACGTTGCAGCCGCCCGGCACATGGTTGAAATGCGATGCTTCGTCGCCGGAGATCTCGTCCCACATGATCGCGAGCGCCGATTGCGCCTGGGCCGAGGCGGCCGGATTGTTGATGTCCGTGACGAGAAAACGTTCAATGCCTTCGCGCAACCGGTAAATTTTATTGCCGTTGGCGTTTCCCGTGCCTTCCGGGACAGGCCACTCGCTTTCCGTCGCCGCGACGGCGCCCGCTGGGTTGTCGTGGGTGTCGAGCAGGGCATAAAGCGACTCGATGTTTTCGTCGAGATCCGTGATGAACGTGTTTCCCGTGACGGGATTGATCTCGGCCCGCGTCATGCGGTCCTCGATGGCCCAGCCCAAATAGACATAGGGATGTTCGTATACCTCGCACGGCTCGACTTTTCCGTTGTTCTTGTACATGTTCGTGGCGGATTCAAACGCTTCCAGCGCCAGCGACGAGAGCGTGCCCCCCTCGTCCCACACTTTGACCGGATCCGTGCCGGACGGCCCGCTCGGGCACAGCAGCACGTTCCAGTCCGTCAGGTATTCCGGATAGACCGCTTCGGCCCGGAAAATGGTTGCGCCGGGCACGACGTCTCCCGTACAGGACAGCGCCTTCATGGGGGGGTATTGTTGTCCCTGCGATTCGTTCGCATACATTTTGAAAATCAACCCGCACTGCTTGAGGTTGTTGGCGCAACTCGCGCGCCGCGCCGATTCGCGCGCCCGTGCAAGCGCCGGCAGCAGGATGGCGGCCAAAATGCCGATGATCGCTATCACGACCAGCAATTCGATAAGGGTAAAACCAGAGCGTCTCATGATGAAAAATTCCTTATTGGCGTCCGATTCGACCTCCCTCTTGCATCGGCGCATTTTTCAATCGCCGCGGAATGGGCAAAGGATAGCGCCATGCACAAGGATCTACCGGACAGCCGGGTTTCAGGTCCGTTACAAAGAATGCGCCCGCGCCGCGTTCGCAAGGGACGCGCGCCATGGGCAAAGACAAGGGATGGAAACCGGAATCAGGACAACGGCGGGCCGCGCAAACACAATGGACCGCGCGGAGCGGGTGCGGCGACCGGTTCATACGCCCAATTAGGAGCCGGCGCGACGGGCATGACGGTTTGAACGGCGGAAGCGGCGGCGGGCAACAGGGGCGTGGTCAACAAAACGCACAACGGACAGCCCTTGCCCGCGTCGTGACCCGTGTGGTGATGCAACACCTGATGGAGTCCCGCTCCCGCGTACAGGAAAAGCAGGCCCATCACCACGATTATTGCCATGCGCCGTCGCATGATCGCAATATAGCACCGAAATGCGGGAAAAACAAGGTTCAACCCCCGTCCCGCGAGATTGCCCGGCGGAATGAGGGCGGGGCCTTTCAAACCAAAAGATTGAAATTCCAAGGGCGGATTGTACAGTCTTTCACCGGGAAAGTTGTGGCCGTTGAAGGGAGGATAGGCGCATGATCGGAGCGGCAGTCACGCAGAGCGGCGAAATCGAAAACGGCGGGGGGCTCGGCATCGTGGATCTTCACACACACCCGACGCTGATGTCGTATATGTTCGGCACGAAATTCTGGAAAGCGCATCGTCCTCCGACATGGTGGTGTCCGTGGTCCATGCGGACGGATTTGGCCGCGCTGGCGGCGGGCGGCGTGAAAGTTTTTCTATGTTCGACCTATGTGATCGAACGTGAGTTGTTCAGCGACGTGTGGCCGCTGCGCCTCGTTGCGGCGGCCTATCCGCGCGCAAGGCGCATCGCCACGGCGCCGATGGACGAATTGACGCGGGAATATCTCGATTTTGCGGAGGCCATGATCGAAGAGACACGGCGGCGGCAGGGCGATGTCGTCGAAATCGCGCGCAATTTCGGCGATCTGCAGCGGATCGTGGGCGAAGGCAAGATGTGCATGTTGCACTCCATCGAAGGCGCCCATCATCTCAACGGCCATATCGGGATGGTGGATGAACTGGCCGCGCGCGGTGTGTGCCACATGATTATCCCGCACCTGTATCCGAATCCGTCCGGCGGATGCGTGAATGTCTTTTCAAAATACCGGATCGGCGCGGCCTTCGGCTGTTTCAGCGCGAAATACCAGGATGCGTCCGGCCTGTCGCCGTGGGGGCATGAACTGGTCGAAAAACTGCTCGATGCGGGCATTTTGGCCGATCCGACACATGGCACGCGCCCATTTCGGAAACAGGTCTTCGACATTATCCGCGCCCATCCGAAAAAGCGGCCGTTGATTATGTCCCATGCCTGTATTTCCGGCGATGGCCCGACCGAATTCGGCCCGGATCCGGATGAGATCAAGGCGGTGGCCGACACCGGCGGCGCCATCGGCATCATGATGTTCACGCATCGGGAAGGCCGGCGGCCCAAAACGCTCGGCGTGGACTATGCCATGCACGCGATTGCGCACCTTGTCCGGTATGGCGGCGAGGAAGTCGTCGCCATCGGTTCCGATTTCGACGGCACCTCGGACGTGGCGCGGGACATGCGCTCGCCGCGCGATTACCAGCGTCTGCGCGAAGCCATTCTGCGGAAATACAGCGAGGACCAAGCTGCAAAATTCCTATCGGGAAACGCCGAACGGGTACTGAAAAACGGCTGGGGCAACTGAACAGCGCCGTCAGTCGAGGGATTGCAATTCCGGTGAATTGTTTTTCGGTGCGAATCCTTATTGGAACCGCGACGGATCCAGCGCCTGCACCTGTGCGATCGGCCGAAGCGCCGGATGGTTGGGATCGTTTTTCGCCAAGGCATCCGCGCCGGCCTTCATGGCCGGCCATGCCTTGCCGATCCAGCCCATATCCTTGGCCGCGATCGCATGATTTGCAAGTGCGCGAAGCACGTGCGCCGTCGCGCCGGGATCGTTCACCGCGTCGCGCCACGAGCCGTCGGCTTGCTGCGCAAAGGCGTCGAGCGGCGCGGGAATATCCTTGTCCCAATACACGCGCAACAGGCGTTCCGCCTCGCCGAACAATTCCGCCCGGTCAAGCAAGGCGATCGCATCCGCGGCCTGCGCCGCGGCGTATTGCTCCACCGGCATCGCAAAACAGAAGCC from Candidatus Hydrogenedentota bacterium encodes:
- a CDS encoding tetratricopeptide repeat protein — encoded protein: MKCRSCHNRIDADWLFCPACGEQTSVEANTPSPAGESRETIEKLRATIDADIALCRHGAASDESIDAFIRRTDETRFENWRRAAERGWPEAQWLLSRCHGVGAIVSRDPDEAERWCRMAAYQGEPLALCDMATRFAAGFGVECDMDMAMRLYRRAAKAGLARAQYRLAECCLLGNGTEYNTAEAVQWLRAARDGGLPEAGTLLVQCCIAEGPEILPGKEGVDLLRKTAEDGNAKAAQRLAQWYAHSEGVVRNRSDALKWYRKAIEWYSDRPDTQHDRFQCHMAMAHLGDAESQFFLAECHAKGDGVPQNQAETVRWYEQAVENGLDKARAPLAEAYVNLADLLVKSDDRDGFSEAFALLRKAAAMGNGKACLRIAEIHLSGNHASRDRAEAVKWLRQGADFGDPLAQFRLGLLYAAGDGVAKDSTEALGWFHRAADAGFAPAQFKLGQYYAKADETAKDPVRAAQYLAKATEQGYVRAQRQLGICYFYGNGVAKDVDAAIEWFYKAAKAGDADARDWLEKHAFLARR
- a CDS encoding ammonia-forming cytochrome c nitrite reductase subunit c552 yields the protein MLTIIRWMAAAAVVAAVLSALATLGISALLVSIYEHKEEARNPFYRVVELTDDTEDPAIWGKNFPQQYDAYLRTVDMVRTRFGGSEAMPRTPTGADPRSVVAQSKIEEDPRLKTMWAGYAFAKDFREERGHAYMLEDQVYTERQVVVKQPGTCINCHASVYVPFKKLGGGDIMQGFDKVNAMPYSEAKGFFSHPIACIDCHDASTMQLRVTRPAFIEGIRAAKAAEGIANYDVNTMATRQEMRSFICGQCHVEYYFKGPEKRLVFPWFKGLKADEILAYYDEAGFKDWEHAETGAPALKAQHPEFEMWNQGVHARSGVACADCHMPYKRVGALKISDHHVRSPLLNVNNACQTCHRFPEEEMRARAETIQERTMQMRDTAMDALVALIGDIKKAKESGASDDQLAIPRDCQRKAQFLLDFVEAENSSGFHAPQEAARVLLQSLDHARKGQIAVREMSPAGALPQPAPPPA
- the nrfH gene encoding cytochrome c nitrite reductase small subunit produces the protein MGLRVWAIVAAALGCAAGVPGGVGAYTFWYARGASYLTNDPAACANCHVMQSYYDGWLKSSHHKAAVCNDCHTPHDFFGKYLTKAINGHNHSVAFTLGGFHEPIQITPRNHAITEEACRRCHADIVQAIDRTPAHGSELSCTNCHRNAGHPH
- a CDS encoding DUF1559 domain-containing protein, translated to MRRSGFTLIELLVVIAIIGILAAILLPALARARESARRASCANNLKQCGLIFKMYANESQGQQYPPMKALSCTGDVVPGATIFRAEAVYPEYLTDWNVLLCPSGPSGTDPVKVWDEGGTLSSLALEAFESATNMYKNNGKVEPCEVYEHPYVYLGWAIEDRMTRAEINPVTGNTFITDLDENIESLYALLDTHDNPAGAVAATESEWPVPEGTGNANGNKIYRLREGIERFLVTDINNPAASAQAQSALAIMWDEISGDEASHFNHVPGGCNVLYMDGHVDYLRYVSPHGAAFPVNKGGFLVHELSHLHEGGHHH
- a CDS encoding membrane dipeptidase, which encodes MIGAAVTQSGEIENGGGLGIVDLHTHPTLMSYMFGTKFWKAHRPPTWWCPWSMRTDLAALAAGGVKVFLCSTYVIERELFSDVWPLRLVAAAYPRARRIATAPMDELTREYLDFAEAMIEETRRRQGDVVEIARNFGDLQRIVGEGKMCMLHSIEGAHHLNGHIGMVDELAARGVCHMIIPHLYPNPSGGCVNVFSKYRIGAAFGCFSAKYQDASGLSPWGHELVEKLLDAGILADPTHGTRPFRKQVFDIIRAHPKKRPLIMSHACISGDGPTEFGPDPDEIKAVADTGGAIGIMMFTHREGRRPKTLGVDYAMHAIAHLVRYGGEEVVAIGSDFDGTSDVARDMRSPRDYQRLREAILRKYSEDQAAKFLSGNAERVLKNGWGN